Proteins encoded in a region of the Methanofollis tationis genome:
- a CDS encoding amino acid-binding protein: MKIEVKDAPGQLVAALKPISEAGGNIIAVIHEWDPTLRSKTRIVQVVLDIPEDRVDGLVESLTSRGVSILRMGEERLLMKRSVIMIGHLMHTDLSDTVDQIDCTGFAEVVEIHMTMPGIAQRSSALLTVSATNAAHMETAMEILRAVAKKKDLLLVEPMEESI, from the coding sequence ATGAAGATCGAGGTGAAGGACGCCCCGGGTCAGCTGGTGGCGGCCCTCAAGCCGATTTCCGAGGCTGGCGGAAACATCATTGCGGTCATCCACGAGTGGGACCCGACCCTCCGCTCGAAGACCAGAATCGTCCAGGTCGTCCTCGACATCCCTGAGGACCGGGTCGACGGCCTTGTGGAGAGTCTCACCTCCAGAGGCGTCTCCATCCTCAGGATGGGCGAAGAGCGGCTTTTGATGAAGCGGAGCGTCATCATGATCGGACACCTGATGCACACCGACCTCTCCGACACCGTGGACCAGATCGACTGCACCGGTTTTGCCGAGGTGGTCGAGATCCATATGACCATGCCGGGGATCGCCCAGCGTTCCTCTGCCCTGCTGACCGTCTCTGCAACAAATGCGGCGCACATGGAGACGGCGATGGAGATCCTCAGGGCAGTGGCGAAGAAGAAAGATCTGCTCCTCGTCGAACCGATGGAGGAGAGCATATGA